The Eleutherodactylus coqui strain aEleCoq1 chromosome 6, aEleCoq1.hap1, whole genome shotgun sequence genome window below encodes:
- the LOC136571850 gene encoding low affinity immunoglobulin gamma Fc region receptor III-A-like, whose amino-acid sequence SGSYRCQTRPGEISDPARLDVSNGWFILQTPLYVYEGDEIHIRCHHRPGYFGGPTIYYKDDRVIRDWTDNAEYYIGHVDGTTAGTYRCGKKIAGQNIHYDEASVSVEGRMDNIGYTRQNIARLILSACVLSIIALFIFYHIKWMKSVKPEDGSTT is encoded by the exons AGTGGAAGTTACCGATGTCAGACCAGACCTGGAGAAATAAGTGACCCTGCTAGACTGGACGTTAGTAATG GGTGGTTCAtcctgcagacccctctatatGTCTATGAAGGAGATGAGATACACATAAGATGTCACCACCGTCCCGGATACTTTGGAGGACCGACAATATACTACAAAGATGACAGAGTCATTAGAGACTGGACAGATAATGCAGAATATTACATAGGACATGTAGATGGGACGACTGCCGGGACTTacagatgtgggaaaaaaatcgctgGACAGAACATCCATTATGATGAAGCTTCTGTATCTGTAGAAG GCCGCATGGACAATATTGGGTATACCCGGCAGAATATAGCCCGTCTGATATTATCTGCATGTGTATTATCAATCATTGCACTATTCATCTTCTATCATATAAAATGGATGAAGTCTGTGAAGCCAGAAGATGGCTCTACAACATAA